From the genome of Psychrilyobacter atlanticus DSM 19335, one region includes:
- a CDS encoding patatin-like phospholipase family protein, giving the protein MRFKIIVFLFVLIFSVGYSEGVEGHKVKLLEEKISDKEMELEELKVLYQELLEKKSITDYPKIGLVLSGGGAKGIAHIGVLKMLEEYGINVDYITGTSFGSIVGALYAVGYSSDEIEKIVKEIDWDSFKNDKQARKYTSLKYKIQREKYFMNLEIDEDYNLKFPKGVLTGEAFYLELKSLLFRAEGIDDFDNLEIPFRAISTNINTGERNVVGKGDLAKAVFMSMAIPTILDPVEDNGEYYVDGGLIENLPVKEVIEMGADIVIAIDISADSNVIEDNSNIFEVLEKMTTYKSEEQFEKAKNLSDILIIPDVKDHSIADFTGLDELISKGKIEAKKHEKKLKELKNTPRDNKGMIKEKDLIRIEKVTLIGNKSLTEGKVLGISGKGLPEDYTKEEIGIWMKKIKGLSIIKRFFYVIEENNLIINVKENEAQHIRLGMNYSDDYGAKLRIVTDKTRYGLVDNEYMVMAEISKYPKLEFETITDYRLNESQYMGLLGLGISTEPLFIYDKDDKISDYNNYELYISAGLGTSLFNSYLLATKFYYIGVKNEYMSGSKDFIEDSHWEYSKNRTILAIDTRDNAYFPTKGVNNRIELFTGANITGRSVEFYGGLYDFHRYLPLNQKFNLELAASGGKIAGASVPENEHFKLGGIRNRLQTNQFSFYGMNAMRKHVDEFYMAALALRYSLNSSMYLNLKYNAVTYNTLDEFSFIEKERVGENFEHGIGVGLGWDTLVGPLEFVVSNDVDSESILFSLFLGYEF; this is encoded by the coding sequence ATGAGGTTTAAAATAATTGTTTTTTTGTTTGTCTTGATTTTTTCAGTAGGTTATTCAGAAGGGGTTGAGGGTCACAAAGTAAAACTATTGGAAGAGAAGATATCTGATAAGGAAATGGAATTGGAGGAATTAAAAGTTTTATATCAGGAACTTTTAGAAAAAAAAAGTATAACAGACTACCCTAAAATAGGCTTAGTTCTAAGTGGGGGAGGGGCAAAAGGAATTGCTCATATTGGGGTCTTGAAGATGCTAGAAGAATATGGGATAAATGTAGACTATATAACAGGGACTAGTTTTGGAAGTATAGTAGGGGCACTTTATGCTGTAGGATATTCTTCTGATGAGATTGAAAAAATAGTGAAAGAAATTGATTGGGATTCCTTTAAAAATGACAAGCAAGCTAGGAAATATACGTCATTAAAATATAAAATTCAACGTGAAAAATATTTTATGAATTTAGAAATAGATGAAGATTATAATTTGAAATTTCCAAAAGGAGTGCTAACAGGTGAGGCATTTTATTTGGAATTAAAGTCATTATTATTTAGAGCAGAAGGAATAGATGATTTTGATAACCTAGAGATACCTTTTAGAGCAATCTCTACAAATATAAATACCGGAGAGAGAAATGTAGTTGGGAAAGGGGATCTAGCTAAGGCAGTATTTATGAGTATGGCAATCCCAACAATATTAGATCCTGTAGAAGATAATGGTGAATACTATGTGGATGGCGGACTGATAGAAAATCTACCTGTAAAAGAAGTGATAGAGATGGGGGCTGATATAGTTATTGCTATTGACATATCAGCGGACTCAAATGTAATTGAGGACAATTCAAATATTTTTGAAGTTTTAGAAAAAATGACAACCTATAAAAGTGAGGAACAATTTGAGAAAGCTAAAAACTTGTCAGACATTTTAATTATACCAGATGTAAAAGATCATTCCATAGCTGACTTTACTGGGCTAGATGAGCTTATAAGTAAGGGCAAAATAGAGGCTAAAAAACATGAGAAAAAATTAAAAGAACTTAAAAATACACCTAGGGATAATAAAGGGATGATAAAAGAGAAGGATTTAATTAGGATAGAAAAAGTAACCTTGATTGGAAATAAAAGTTTAACTGAGGGAAAAGTTTTAGGGATATCAGGGAAGGGATTACCAGAAGATTATACAAAAGAAGAGATAGGGATCTGGATGAAGAAAATAAAAGGATTATCTATTATAAAGAGGTTTTTTTATGTGATAGAGGAGAATAATCTGATTATAAATGTAAAAGAAAATGAGGCTCAACATATAAGATTGGGGATGAACTACAGTGATGATTATGGAGCAAAACTGAGGATAGTTACTGATAAGACGAGGTATGGTTTAGTAGATAATGAATACATGGTTATGGCTGAGATCTCTAAGTATCCAAAGTTGGAATTTGAAACTATAACAGACTACAGACTTAATGAGAGTCAATATATGGGATTATTGGGGTTAGGAATATCAACAGAACCATTATTTATCTATGATAAAGATGATAAAATATCAGATTATAATAACTATGAATTATATATAAGTGCTGGGCTTGGAACTTCTCTATTTAACTCCTACTTGTTAGCAACAAAATTTTACTATATTGGGGTAAAAAATGAGTATATGAGTGGAAGTAAGGATTTCATAGAAGATTCTCATTGGGAATACAGTAAAAATAGGACTATATTAGCTATTGATACTCGAGATAATGCATATTTTCCCACTAAAGGGGTAAATAATAGGATAGAGTTATTTACAGGAGCTAATATAACAGGTAGAAGTGTAGAGTTTTACGGAGGGTTATATGATTTTCATAGATATCTCCCACTAAATCAAAAATTTAATTTAGAACTAGCAGCTTCTGGAGGTAAAATTGCAGGAGCAAGTGTCCCGGAAAATGAACATTTTAAGCTAGGTGGTATACGAAATAGACTGCAAACAAATCAATTTTCTTTTTATGGGATGAATGCCATGAGAAAGCATGTAGATGAATTTTATATGGCTGCTCTTGCCCTTAGGTATTCATTAAATAGTAGTATGTATCTTAATCTAAAGTATAATGCGGTAACTTACAATACACTAGATGAATTTTCTTTTATCGAGAAAGAGAGAGTTGGAGAAAATTTTGAACACGGTATAGGGGTTGGCTTAGGATGGGATACCTTGGTTGGACCTTTAGAATTTGTAGTTTCAAATGATGTAGATTCAGAAAGTATTTTATTTTCATTATTTTTAGGCTATGAGTTTTAA
- a CDS encoding APC family permease, whose amino-acid sequence MKEIKEVQLEQKYGLSVATAMVIGIVVGIGIFFKAEAILKAASLNPTVAILAWVLGGTITILAGLTAAELGAAIPETGGLVAYIRRIYGDFAGFMTGWMHVVLYLPGLVAVLAYYTGFFATIFLGIESTPTNVAMISVPAFLSVFVINLFMAKSGGRLQTLITAIKIIPLAGLLIFGLLNGSNPTPFSVAPGVDAPFSIGLVLAALVPVMFAYDGWMLACSIGGEVKNPTKNLPKAIIFGLGLIIVLYVGLNIALLKTLPANLLAEQGTVGAANLLFGPIATKAIFGGIVISAYGTLNGLTLAAIRFPYTLAIEGHFPMKNHFSEVSTKFNTPLKSGFLMFVISGLYLLAPFVIGMSIDIFADIPVAIIWAFYSVLFIGLIILRKKEPNLARPYKVPLYPIIPVLAAIGGIGITISATVSQPYYMLYSIIIILSGIPFYKKK is encoded by the coding sequence GTGAAGGAAATAAAAGAAGTTCAATTAGAACAGAAATACGGGCTGTCTGTAGCGACAGCAATGGTAATTGGAATAGTGGTAGGAATAGGGATATTCTTTAAAGCGGAAGCGATATTAAAAGCAGCTAGTTTAAATCCAACAGTGGCTATATTAGCATGGGTATTAGGTGGAACTATTACTATACTCGCAGGTTTAACAGCCGCAGAATTAGGAGCAGCTATCCCGGAAACAGGTGGGTTAGTAGCTTATATTAGAAGAATTTATGGAGACTTTGCCGGATTTATGACTGGATGGATGCATGTAGTTTTATATCTGCCGGGATTAGTAGCAGTATTAGCATACTATACAGGGTTTTTTGCAACTATATTTTTAGGAATAGAGAGCACTCCTACAAATGTAGCGATGATATCTGTACCTGCATTTTTATCGGTTTTTGTTATAAATTTATTTATGGCGAAATCTGGTGGTAGATTGCAGACTTTGATAACAGCAATTAAGATAATTCCATTAGCAGGATTACTTATCTTTGGTTTATTAAATGGATCGAATCCAACACCATTTAGCGTGGCACCAGGAGTAGATGCACCATTTAGTATAGGTTTAGTATTAGCAGCATTGGTACCTGTAATGTTTGCTTACGATGGGTGGATGTTAGCTTGTAGTATAGGTGGAGAAGTAAAAAATCCAACGAAAAACTTACCGAAGGCAATTATTTTTGGATTAGGTTTGATTATAGTTTTATACGTGGGATTAAATATTGCTTTACTTAAAACTTTACCAGCTAATTTATTGGCAGAACAAGGAACAGTAGGAGCAGCAAATCTTTTATTTGGACCAATTGCGACTAAAGCTATCTTTGGTGGTATCGTTATATCTGCGTATGGAACATTAAATGGACTAACTCTAGCAGCTATAAGATTTCCTTATACCTTAGCTATTGAAGGACATTTTCCTATGAAAAATCATTTTTCAGAGGTAAGTACAAAATTTAACACACCATTAAAATCTGGGTTTCTAATGTTTGTAATAAGTGGTTTATACTTGTTAGCACCATTTGTAATAGGTATGAGTATTGATATATTTGCTGATATTCCAGTAGCAATTATATGGGCTTTTTATTCAGTATTATTTATAGGATTGATTATATTAAGAAAGAAAGAACCCAACTTAGCAAGACCATATAAAGTTCCGTTATATCCGATTATACCAGTGTTAGCTGCAATTGGTGGGATAGGAATTACAATAAGTGCAACAGTGAGCCAGCCGTATTATATGTTATATTCTATAATTATAATTTTATCGGGAATTCCATTTTATAAAAAGAAATAG
- the nox gene encoding H2O-forming NADH oxidase — MKKEKVVVIGTNHAGTHSILEIANKYKDTHEVVTYDKNDNISFLGCGMALWIGGVIDSGDGLFYATPESLCEAGAEVHMKHDFKNVDFDKKTIEIEDLESGEMKTETYDKLIFAIGSWPILPPLPGHDLENIIYAKIFQNAQGAIEKIKDPSIKKVTVVGAGYIGIELVEAFKENGKEVTLINDMDVLNRYYDSNFQEMMRSNLEKNGIIMKLGETVTEFKGDGKVSKVITTKGEYDTDLVLMSIGFKPNTGILADTGIELSPRGAILTNNRMETSIKDVYAIGDCSTVYNNASEQFENIALATNAVRTGIVAGHNACGTPLEMQGVQGSNAIHIFGLTLCSTGLTESVAKSLGMDVETVEHTDLIKASFMPENDEITVKVVWDKETKRIIGAQMASTSDITLALHFFSLAIQEKYTIDKLALTDTFFLPHFNQPHNFITKAGLLALGKL, encoded by the coding sequence ATGAAAAAAGAGAAAGTAGTAGTAATTGGAACAAACCATGCAGGAACTCATTCTATCCTTGAGATTGCTAATAAATATAAAGATACCCATGAGGTAGTTACATATGATAAAAATGATAATATATCATTTCTAGGATGTGGAATGGCTCTATGGATTGGTGGAGTAATTGATTCTGGAGATGGATTATTCTATGCTACTCCTGAATCATTATGTGAAGCTGGGGCAGAAGTTCACATGAAACATGATTTTAAAAATGTAGATTTTGATAAAAAAACTATAGAGATAGAAGATCTAGAAAGTGGAGAGATGAAAACTGAAACTTATGATAAACTTATCTTTGCAATCGGATCATGGCCTATCTTACCTCCTTTACCAGGACATGATTTAGAAAATATTATATATGCGAAGATCTTCCAAAATGCACAGGGTGCAATTGAAAAAATAAAGGATCCATCTATTAAAAAAGTTACCGTTGTAGGAGCTGGATATATCGGGATTGAATTAGTTGAAGCTTTCAAAGAAAACGGAAAAGAAGTTACTTTAATCAATGATATGGATGTATTAAATAGATATTATGACTCCAACTTCCAAGAGATGATGAGATCTAACTTGGAAAAAAATGGAATTATTATGAAATTAGGAGAAACTGTTACTGAATTTAAAGGTGATGGAAAAGTAAGTAAAGTTATCACAACTAAGGGAGAGTATGATACTGATCTAGTTCTTATGTCAATTGGATTCAAACCTAATACTGGTATTTTAGCAGATACAGGGATCGAATTAAGTCCTAGAGGAGCTATCCTTACTAACAATAGGATGGAAACAAGTATTAAAGATGTCTACGCTATAGGAGATTGCTCTACTGTATACAACAATGCATCTGAACAATTTGAAAATATTGCTCTTGCAACAAATGCTGTAAGAACAGGGATCGTTGCAGGTCACAATGCTTGCGGTACACCACTTGAGATGCAGGGAGTACAAGGATCAAATGCAATCCATATATTCGGCTTGACACTATGCTCTACTGGATTAACTGAATCAGTGGCCAAAAGTTTAGGAATGGATGTTGAGACAGTTGAACACACCGACTTAATCAAAGCTTCTTTCATGCCAGAAAATGATGAGATCACAGTAAAAGTGGTATGGGACAAGGAAACAAAGAGAATTATAGGAGCACAAATGGCATCTACTTCAGATATTACATTAGCCCTACATTTCTTCAGTTTAGCTATCCAAGAAAAATATACTATTGATAAGTTAGCACTTACAGATACGTTTTTCCTACCACACTTTAACCAACCACATAACTTCATTACGAAAGCTGGTTTATTAGCACTAGGTAAATTATAA
- a CDS encoding cupin domain-containing protein, with translation MIIKECETKKVTSEKPRGGHGLIHGMQYLVGDEITNKVKIVMANDLEVGAMIGEHSHIDDEEFYYIIEGQGQVIDDGVVKEVGAGDLVYTGSDHSHSLKNTGDTKLKFLAFIVEK, from the coding sequence ATGATAATCAAAGAGTGTGAAACAAAAAAAGTAACCAGTGAAAAACCTCGTGGGGGACATGGTCTTATCCATGGAATGCAATATCTTGTAGGAGATGAAATAACTAATAAGGTAAAGATAGTTATGGCGAATGATCTTGAGGTCGGAGCTATGATAGGAGAACATTCTCATATAGATGATGAGGAGTTTTACTATATTATAGAAGGTCAAGGTCAAGTTATCGATGACGGTGTTGTTAAGGAAGTCGGTGCTGGAGATTTGGTTTATACAGGATCTGACCACTCCCACTCGTTGAAAAATACAGGAGATACAAAATTAAAATTTTTAGCTTTTATAGTTGAAAAATAA
- the nadD gene encoding nicotinate-nucleotide adenylyltransferase: protein MDNNKIIEKIGIFGGSFNPIHRGHIEMADLAIKELNLDKLYIVPVGTPSHRCNKEFVSGHDRMAMIKLACSKNKKLYPCDYEINSKKVSYTYDTLLKIVESHPDSLIYEIVGEDSAEYLTSWKNYNEMVDLCKFVFFKRKGYCSTTNGLLTIEAPLFDLSSTMIREKIKNNESLDKYIVPEVEEYIKEHRLYR, encoded by the coding sequence ATGGATAATAATAAAATTATAGAAAAAATAGGGATTTTCGGGGGAAGTTTTAACCCTATCCATAGGGGGCACATAGAGATGGCAGACCTGGCTATTAAAGAACTTAATTTGGATAAATTATATATCGTGCCTGTAGGAACTCCATCTCATAGATGTAACAAGGAATTTGTCAGTGGTCATGATAGGATGGCCATGATAAAATTAGCCTGTTCAAAGAACAAAAAGCTCTATCCTTGCGATTATGAGATCAATTCTAAAAAGGTATCCTATACCTATGATACCCTTCTCAAAATCGTAGAGAGCCACCCTGACAGCCTTATATATGAGATTGTTGGAGAAGATTCAGCAGAGTATTTAACCAGCTGGAAAAATTATAATGAGATGGTTGATCTCTGTAAATTTGTTTTTTTCAAAAGAAAGGGCTATTGTTCTACTACTAATGGACTTCTGACCATTGAAGCACCACTATTTGATCTCAGCTCTACTATGATCAGAGAAAAGATAAAAAACAACGAATCATTGGATAAATATATAGTCCCAGAAGTAGAGGAATATATAAAAGAACATCGATTATACAGATAA
- the lpxK gene encoding tetraacyldisaccharide 4'-kinase, translated as MELLAYLYHLITNFRNRLYDKQIFKSKKIDDIEIFCVGNITVGGTGKTPTVQYLVQKFLDEGKKVAIVSRGYKGKRKVDPMIVSDGKNIFATTKESGDEPLLHAINTKVPIIVGRDRYSACMLAKEHFDIDTIVLDDGYQHRKLERDCNIVLIDATNPFGGGRLLPLGTLREDLKQLKRANEFIITKADLVDDREIKKIKKYLSKYKKNISVAKYGVVSLKDLKGDRKPLFWVNKKKVLLFSGLANPLNFEKTVISLMPSATDRMDFLDHHNFKERDFKKIMKRADEMGADFIITTEKDIVKLPQNFHMPRTYVLKVELTMLEDNLFQK; from the coding sequence ATGGAACTTTTAGCGTACCTATATCATTTAATAACAAATTTTAGAAATAGATTATACGACAAACAAATCTTTAAGTCTAAAAAAATAGACGATATAGAGATTTTTTGTGTTGGAAATATTACGGTAGGTGGGACAGGAAAGACTCCTACTGTACAATATCTAGTTCAAAAATTTTTAGATGAAGGAAAAAAAGTCGCCATAGTATCTAGGGGGTATAAGGGCAAAAGGAAAGTTGACCCCATGATCGTTAGTGATGGAAAAAATATTTTTGCAACAACAAAGGAAAGTGGTGATGAACCCCTTTTACATGCTATAAATACAAAAGTTCCAATAATTGTAGGCAGAGATAGATATTCAGCCTGTATGTTAGCCAAAGAACATTTTGATATAGATACGATTGTATTAGATGATGGTTATCAGCATAGAAAATTAGAAAGAGACTGCAACATTGTTTTAATAGATGCTACCAACCCATTTGGAGGGGGAAGACTTCTACCTCTAGGAACACTTAGGGAAGATTTAAAACAACTTAAAAGAGCCAATGAATTTATCATTACTAAAGCTGATCTTGTAGATGATAGAGAGATAAAAAAGATTAAGAAATACCTATCTAAATATAAGAAAAATATCTCAGTAGCCAAATATGGAGTAGTTTCTTTAAAGGATCTTAAGGGAGACAGAAAACCACTTTTTTGGGTAAACAAAAAAAAGGTCTTATTATTCAGTGGGTTAGCCAACCCTCTAAACTTTGAAAAAACAGTGATCTCTCTTATGCCTTCCGCAACTGACAGGATGGATTTTTTGGATCACCACAATTTTAAAGAAAGAGACTTTAAAAAAATAATGAAAAGAGCAGATGAGATGGGGGCAGACTTTATAATAACTACAGAAAAAGATATTGTAAAACTTCCGCAAAATTTTCATATGCCTAGAACGTATGTACTGAAAGTAGAATTAACTATGTTAGAAGACAATCTGTTTCAAAAGTAG
- a CDS encoding ABC-ATPase domain-containing protein, translating into MKKLKEALNKLDGKSYGGYKEIRGRYNFIDYTLEILRVQGDPFASPSLFSVEINLLKYGYSKDLYDNPSKKIAFEDYILRKLNKLISKLGKRSGSGKSGQLNILSPKQEILKRSAIEIIGDTLIVKFYGGLPANGRRIASRGAVMMIFNEIPKISKELKILNVGLEKLQLHIKTNLKSDSIRRAIKKENLIVFIENNSKLARTSSIDDRVLRDGIPFNTPKSLQVTLHLDNGDTVTGMGVPKGITVITGGGFHGKSTLLTAIEKGVYNHIVGDGREGVITDRDTVKIRAEDGRWIDKLDISNFINNLPHKKDTRNFTTANASGSTSQAANIMEALELGATTLLIDEDTTATNFMVRDRKIQELISHKKEPITPFIERIESMKANDISVIIVVGGLGDYFSMADRVIMLDEYNLLDVTEKAKLISEKFENSNVRGVNEKFNITFRKLDSQKTKKLFTSDRCKVKTRELDELLIDKESIDIRHLEQYVENGQVTFTGEIIRKVFAQGNHGTFKDKLENIQTEIDKNNLSKLLKSNSGSLVEARKYEIAAAITRLRKDIFEK; encoded by the coding sequence ATGAAAAAATTAAAAGAAGCACTGAATAAGTTAGACGGAAAGAGTTATGGTGGCTATAAAGAGATCAGAGGAAGGTATAATTTTATAGATTATACCTTGGAGATCTTGAGGGTCCAGGGAGACCCATTTGCTTCTCCATCACTTTTTTCTGTAGAGATAAACCTCTTAAAATACGGTTATTCAAAGGATCTTTATGATAACCCCAGCAAAAAAATTGCTTTTGAAGACTATATCTTAAGAAAACTAAATAAATTGATCTCAAAATTAGGGAAAAGGTCTGGTTCAGGTAAAAGCGGTCAGTTAAATATCCTCTCTCCTAAACAGGAAATTCTAAAGAGATCTGCCATTGAAATTATAGGTGACACCCTCATCGTAAAATTTTATGGTGGATTACCTGCCAACGGTAGGAGGATCGCCAGCAGAGGTGCAGTTATGATGATCTTTAATGAAATCCCTAAAATTTCTAAAGAGCTCAAAATTCTCAATGTAGGATTAGAAAAATTACAACTGCATATTAAAACTAATTTGAAATCTGACTCAATAAGACGTGCTATAAAAAAAGAAAACTTAATAGTTTTCATAGAGAATAATTCAAAATTAGCTAGAACAAGCTCTATTGATGACAGGGTTTTAAGGGATGGAATCCCGTTTAATACTCCTAAATCTTTGCAAGTTACCCTTCATCTAGACAATGGTGATACTGTCACTGGGATGGGAGTTCCTAAAGGGATTACCGTAATTACTGGTGGTGGATTCCATGGAAAGTCTACCCTACTTACTGCCATTGAAAAAGGTGTGTATAACCACATTGTAGGAGATGGTCGTGAAGGGGTTATTACCGATAGGGATACTGTAAAAATAAGGGCTGAAGACGGCAGATGGATTGATAAACTGGATATCAGTAATTTTATAAATAATTTACCTCATAAAAAAGACACTCGTAATTTTACTACGGCAAATGCAAGTGGTTCTACATCTCAGGCTGCCAACATAATGGAAGCTCTGGAATTAGGAGCAACAACTCTCCTCATCGATGAAGATACTACTGCTACAAACTTTATGGTAAGAGATCGAAAAATCCAAGAACTTATCTCCCATAAAAAAGAACCTATTACCCCATTTATAGAAAGAATCGAATCTATGAAGGCTAACGATATCTCTGTGATAATTGTAGTTGGAGGGTTAGGAGATTATTTCTCCATGGCAGACAGAGTTATTATGTTAGATGAATATAACCTTCTAGATGTTACTGAAAAGGCAAAACTCATCTCTGAAAAATTTGAAAATTCAAATGTCAGAGGAGTTAATGAAAAGTTTAATATAACCTTTAGAAAACTAGATTCCCAGAAAACAAAAAAATTATTTACCTCAGATCGTTGCAAGGTAAAAACTAGAGAATTAGATGAACTCCTAATAGACAAGGAAAGTATTGATATTCGTCACTTGGAACAATATGTTGAAAATGGTCAGGTAACATTTACTGGGGAGATCATTCGAAAGGTATTCGCCCAAGGTAACCATGGAACTTTTAAAGATAAATTAGAAAATATACAGACAGAGATAGATAAAAACAATTTAAGTAAATTATTAAAAAGCAATAGCGGAAGTCTAGTTGAAGCCAGAAAATACGAGATTGCAGCCGCTATTACCAGATTACGTAAAGATATATTTGAAAAATAA